Proteins from a single region of Apium graveolens cultivar Ventura chromosome 7, ASM990537v1, whole genome shotgun sequence:
- the LOC141670719 gene encoding pelargonidin 3-O-(6-caffeoylglucoside) 5-O-(6-O-malonylglucoside) 4'''-malonyltransferase-like yields MLKLFTHSKPKKGRYCIESHSVDCSDQGADFVEAKVDVKLDDLLSQRLNFKTEVLDDLIPCPLGALDEFNDPLLSVQVSAFSCGGFAIAVCSSHRIADMSTTMSLINVWTIAAKQELGYIDETCLSISFNFDSSSLFPLKMLPGLPSGLSRDKENIEVHKIVTKMFYFSKSKISSIRERARLDDSSMLCTRVQSVFGLIGKAIIDVHVANPENPKTFTLLQAVNMRKRTVPPLPQNQFGNLYLTAIVQSEVGTERVLALGSFVDCLSKAVKGVVDACGMILSLGEEGQTMISQGTCELMKSLSDPNIYFAGTFSSWCKFPFYEADFGWGKPIWVSIPNVPMKNTVVLIDDKAGEGIEAWVCMDENDMQKFIQHSDIADILSEL; encoded by the exons ATGCTGAAGCTATTTACACATTCTAAGCCAAAAAAAG GAAGATACTGCATAGAAAGTCACTCGGTTGATTGTAGTGATCAAGGCGCTGATTTTGTGGAAGCCAAAGTTGATGTTAAGCTCGATGATCTTCTCAGCCAACGATTAAATTTTAAAACTGAGGTGCTTGATGATTTAATTCCTTGCCCATTAGGTGCACTTGATGAATTCAATGATCCATTGCTTTCGGTACAAGTAAGTGCCTTCAGTTGTGGTGGATTTGCTATTGCAGTATGTAGTTCACACAGAATTGCCGACATGTCAACCACAATGTCACTTATCAATGTGTGGACTATTGCTGCAAAGCAAGAACTCGGGTACATTGATGAGACTTGCCTGTCAATCTCCTTCAACTTTGACTCGAGTTCCCTGTTTCCATTAAAAATGTTGCCTGGTCTTCCTTCTGGACTTTCACGGGATAAGGAAAATATTGAAGTGCACAAGATTGTCACCAAGATGTTTTACTTTAGCAAAAGTAAGATTTCTAGTATCCGAGAAAGGGCCAGATTAGATGATTCAAGCATGTTATGCACAAGGGTACAGTCAGTATTCGGATTAATAGGGAAGGCCATTATTGATGTACATGTTGCCAACCCTGAAAACCCAAAGACCTTTACACTTCTTCAAGCAGTTAACATGAGAAAGAGAACAGTTCCCCCTCTTCCCCAAAATCAATTTGGAAATCTCTACCTTACAGCCATCGTTCAATCAGAGGTAGGTACGGAAAGAGTACTGGCGCTTGGAAGTTTTGTTGATTGTCTTTCCAAAGCTGTCAAGGGTGTTGTGGATGCATGTGGAATGATACTATCTTTAGGGGAAGAAGGGCAAACAATGATAAGTCAAGGGACTTGTGAGCTGATGAAGAGTCTTTCAGATCCCAACATTTATTTTGCCGGTACATTTAGTAGCTGGTGTAAGTTTCCATTTTATGAAGCGGATTTTGGATGGGGAAAACCCATTTGGGTCAGTATTCCCAACGTCCCTATGAAAAATACAGTAGTCTTGATTGATGACAAAGCTGGGGAAGGAATTGAAGCATGGGTATGCATGGATGAGAATGACATGCAAAAATTCATACAACATAGCGACATTGCAGATATTTTATCTGAACTATAG
- the LOC141673097 gene encoding epi-neemfruitin B synthase L1AT-like translates to MKVEILSRELIKPCSATPPSFRKYNISLIDEFSPNMNVPTIFYYSATDQDTTLSVPIMSYKHLKNSLSKVLSSFHPFAGRYNKETHSVDCSDQGAEFVEAKVDVQLDDLLSQRKNLKVEVLNDLLPCPLGAVDEYTDPLLAVQVSAFSCGGFAIAVCSSHRIADMTTTISVVKAWAIATKMELGYVVDNDVPNSWNFDSALLFPGQNLPSLPSGISRDKENIEVHKVVTKMFYFSESKILSIRERAKVDKLSKILPTRVQSVFGIIGKAIIDVHVANPENPKGYAVVQAVNMRERTVPPLKNQFGNLYLAAYAQSVVGSEGVELPYFVDCLSSSVKSAIDNCSVVLSLQKEGKPSLSQELRELLKSLANPEIYFAGTFSSWCKFPLYEADFGWGKPAWVSNANIPMKNLVILVDEKSGGGIEAWVNLKESDMKEFIKHNEIKDIIDCN, encoded by the coding sequence ATGAAAGTTGAAATTTTATCCAGAGAGCTCATTAAACCATGTTCTGCTACTCCACCCAGCTTTCGAAAATACAATATTTCATTGATAGATGAATTTTCCCCAAATATGAATGTTCCCACCATTTTCTATTACTCAGCTACTGATCAAGATACAACTCTTTCTGTTCCAATAATGTCGTACAAGCACCTGAAGAATTCACTGTCCAAGGTATTATCTAGTTTTCATCCTTTTGCTGGAAGATACAACAAAGAGACTCACTCTGTTGATTGTAGTGATCAAGGTGCTGAATTTGTGGAAGCCAAAGTTGATGTTCAGCTTGATGATCTTCTCAGTCAACGGAAGAACTTGAAAGTCGAGGTGCTCAATGATTTACTTCCGTGCCCATTGGGCGCTGTAGATGAATATACGGATCCATTACTTGCAGTTCAAGTGAGCGCTTTCAGTTGTGGAGGATTTGCTATTGCAGTGTGTAGTTCACACAGAATTGCTGACATGACGACAACAATATCGGTTGTCAAAGCATGGGCTATTGCTACAAAGATGGAACTCGGTTATGTTGTCGATAATGACGTGCCAAACTCCTGGAACTTCGACTCCGCTTTACTGTTTCCAGGACAAAACTTGCCTTCTCTACCTTCTGGAATTTCACGGGACAAAGAAAATATTGAAGTTCATAAGGTGGTCACAAAGATGTTTTACTTTAGCGAAAGTAAGATTTTAAGCATTCGAGAAAGAGCCAAAGTAGACAAATTAAGTAAGATATTACCTACAAGGGTGCAGTCTGTATTCGGGATAATAGGGAAGGCTATTATTGATGTACATGTGGCCAACCCAGAAAACCCGAAGGGCTATGCAGTTGTTCAAGCCGTGAATATgagagagagaacagttccaccTCTTAAAAATCAATTCGGAAATCTCTACCTAGCAGCATATGCTCAATCAGTGGTAGGTTCCGAAGGAGTGGAGCTTCCATATTTCGTTGATTGCCTTTCCAGCTCTGTCAAGAGTGCTATCGACAACTGTAGTGTGGTGCTATCATTACAGAAGGAAGGAAAACCGTCGCTCAGTCAGGAATTGCGGGAGCTGCTTAAAAGTCTTGCAAATCCTGAAATATATTTTGCCGGGACATTTAGCAGCTGGTGTAAGTTTCCACTTTATGAAGCTGATTTTGGGTGGGGAAAACCTGCGTGGGTCAGTAATGCTAACATCCCCATGAAGAATTTAGTAATCTTGGTTGACGAGAAATCCGGGGGAGGGATTGAAGCATGGGTGAATTTGAAAGAGAGTGACATGAAAGAATTCATAAAGCATAACGAGATCAAAGATATCATAGACTGTAATTAG